The Triticum aestivum cultivar Chinese Spring chromosome 7B, IWGSC CS RefSeq v2.1, whole genome shotgun sequence genome window below encodes:
- the LOC123158758 gene encoding callose synthase 3-like, with protein sequence MTADRVDEDLPASGGHDRLPAHKILIRLGDEWFEFNFSSFLVDRGWVVILVMLLVMNAVLVGRRFSMEFRLVFWLINGLIFVTFISILVTLRAITHTTALDIFVCILAFMPIGWALLLIAQAIKHVIEIVRLWGSVKARDYEILMGVLQFTPITFLARFPFVFECTRNKE encoded by the exons ATGACCGCCGACCGCGTTGACGAAGACTTGCCGGCCAGCGGGGGACATGACCGCCTTCCAGCCCACAAGATACTTATCCGCCTTGGCGATGAGTGGTTTGAATTTAACTTCTCGAGTTTCTTGGTGGACAGGG GATGGGTTGTGATTCTGGTCATGCTGCTTGTTATGAAT GCAGTGTTAGTTGGTAGGAGGTTCAGCATGGAGTTCCGGCTTGTCTTCTGGCTGATCAATGGGCTGATATTCGTAACGTTCATCTCCATCCTCGTAACCTTAAGAGCAATCACCCACACGACAGCTCTCGACATCTTCGTCTGCATCCTTGCTTTCATGCCGATTGGATGGGCCCTGCTTCTG ATTGCCCAAGCAATCAAGCATGTCATCGAGATAGTTCGGCTATGGGGATCGGTAAAGGCCCGGGACTACGAGATCCTCATGGGGGTCCTCCAGTTCACGCCCATCACGTTCCTCGCAAGGTTCCCATTCGTGTTCGAGTGCACCCGGAACAAGGAGTAG